In Planctomycetia bacterium, one DNA window encodes the following:
- a CDS encoding HYR domain-containing protein, which yields MGRKLVPFFVFVLSVAGNQPAKAGPPHFEGFENAGFTVNTVPNWNNFNSSLTRVASGTGGITSKTGAYHASIDSTLLPAPPNDYTGAFTRLGGYSSTFPATGFKASLDVYMNLDDPAVLNNTYGWDLSCAANNQSGGHRRDFIFHTAGSPGQILVGASNNTNFTRRNDLGSINHYAITASGWYTFEWVFRNNGVGVLAVDLNLRDSGGTLLWTETRSDASDLISTVVGGNRYMWFTFLEVETVAIDNTRLSSDNALSLEIVNPQSCYKEGDSICFQLRMSNLTQNATGFQAFLQFNNTLLAFNPGASSYTTSPFPVHIQSMASAEIAPGQINLDGAAPFVGPGSGGTNLDSLLATLCFTVNSGNDGSSTNFAFRTVPSFLSELSLNGVPIATALLNSQSFSIDQTPPAITCPSDVTVDCLSQVPLPATNLDEFIALPGASVTDACGMGEVTHASDDFAGNCMTGDVTITRTYLATDIAGHTTPCVQSITVLQDSTPPSITSVPPTKFLDCPEEIPDPYTTIDEFEADGGQVSDTCHLTILLHQTFQQGTCPLLILRVYRIYDECGNFSTFKDAIVVDDNTSPAIVGSDTSTVVDENCSATATLSATVMDNCGITPAQVSVGVATGSNAIYGAPVVVKTPIDAKTVEVSISVPVSDLSGCPATVTATLTAMDDCGNSAGPTNYTAYVTDDTPPSIVCDVVGGNLDGSCERLVTYSAVVEDNCCVNASDITCVVNTMGAAVFGTPNTQIVQNGANQVLVSGEILVSELTSCPATVEVVVNAADCCGNAAQTCTQSDTVQDASPPTIKCPADVNVFADAGECQASGVALGAPVVEDNCDGSPAVVGARNDALPLNDPYPIGTTTITWTATDSCGNSAECDQLVVVQPKNLVTATIELVGVVLPSPVQRCIRFIPRNGSNCGPSTHVNVTFSGGTGPSGPWAQGTVSDSDLQIPCGEWTSICAKDEQHTLSHDSLLSDLGPTYAAATTLSLLGGDTDNDNDVDINDVTLLLVQFGSIAGPNTCPWDGVRHADFSVNGVVLSEDYVFLSDNWQLFANCCSGSGWPIIGPEDSSHSPDKALAAQGSHHGFEWRIATSRLSQSDSQRADLNQDGYVDVEDIRIFERTNGLDGRLSRSLDSASVGSDGAIGATPVVPRELPMRR from the coding sequence GTGGGTCGCAAACTCGTTCCATTTTTCGTGTTCGTTTTGAGTGTGGCGGGGAATCAACCGGCGAAAGCCGGTCCTCCGCATTTTGAGGGGTTCGAGAACGCCGGTTTCACGGTTAACACGGTGCCGAACTGGAACAACTTCAACAGCTCGCTCACGCGGGTGGCATCTGGAACTGGCGGCATCACCTCAAAAACGGGCGCTTATCATGCGAGCATTGATTCCACGCTGCTGCCAGCACCTCCAAACGATTACACCGGCGCCTTTACTCGACTTGGAGGGTATAGCTCGACTTTCCCGGCCACCGGATTCAAGGCCTCGCTTGATGTCTACATGAATCTGGATGATCCGGCCGTGCTGAACAACACGTACGGATGGGATCTGTCCTGCGCCGCGAACAATCAGTCGGGCGGACATCGGAGAGACTTCATCTTCCATACGGCCGGATCGCCGGGTCAGATTCTGGTCGGCGCAAGCAACAACACGAACTTTACGAGGCGCAACGATCTTGGCAGCATCAACCACTATGCCATTACTGCATCCGGCTGGTATACCTTTGAATGGGTGTTTCGCAACAACGGCGTCGGCGTTCTGGCTGTGGACCTGAACCTGCGAGACAGCGGCGGGACGCTGCTTTGGACCGAGACCCGCTCCGATGCGAGTGATCTCATTTCAACGGTTGTCGGTGGCAATCGCTATATGTGGTTTACCTTTCTCGAGGTGGAAACCGTCGCGATCGACAACACGCGGCTCAGCAGCGATAACGCATTGAGCCTGGAAATCGTCAACCCCCAGTCCTGCTACAAAGAGGGTGACTCGATCTGTTTTCAGCTAAGAATGTCTAATCTGACGCAGAATGCAACGGGCTTTCAGGCGTTTCTTCAGTTCAATAACACGTTGTTGGCCTTCAACCCGGGCGCGAGCAGTTACACCACGTCACCTTTTCCGGTGCATATCCAAAGCATGGCAAGTGCCGAGATTGCCCCAGGCCAGATTAACCTGGATGGCGCAGCGCCGTTCGTCGGGCCGGGCAGTGGCGGCACCAATCTGGATTCGCTTCTGGCCACGCTTTGCTTCACAGTCAACTCCGGTAACGACGGCTCATCGACGAACTTCGCCTTCCGAACGGTGCCGTCGTTCTTGTCCGAGTTGAGCTTGAATGGAGTTCCGATTGCCACTGCACTGCTGAACTCCCAGAGTTTCTCCATCGACCAGACCCCGCCGGCTATCACGTGCCCAAGCGATGTAACCGTCGATTGCCTGTCACAGGTCCCTCTTCCGGCGACGAACCTGGACGAGTTTATCGCGCTTCCCGGTGCATCGGTCACTGACGCGTGCGGCATGGGGGAGGTGACGCATGCAAGTGATGACTTCGCCGGCAATTGCATGACGGGCGACGTCACCATTACGCGAACTTACCTGGCGACGGACATCGCCGGTCACACGACTCCTTGTGTTCAGTCTATCACCGTGCTTCAGGACAGCACGCCGCCGAGCATCACGTCGGTCCCACCGACCAAGTTCCTCGATTGCCCGGAGGAGATTCCAGACCCCTATACAACGATTGATGAGTTTGAAGCAGATGGCGGCCAGGTAAGCGACACCTGTCATCTTACGATCTTGCTCCATCAGACGTTTCAGCAGGGTACATGCCCACTGCTGATTCTGCGCGTCTATCGCATTTACGACGAATGCGGCAATTTCAGCACCTTCAAGGACGCCATCGTCGTGGATGACAACACGTCGCCGGCAATCGTCGGCTCGGACACGTCCACGGTCGTGGATGAAAACTGTTCCGCCACCGCGACGCTGTCAGCGACCGTGATGGACAATTGCGGCATTACGCCCGCGCAAGTCAGCGTGGGAGTCGCAACCGGATCAAACGCAATCTACGGCGCGCCGGTTGTGGTCAAGACGCCCATCGACGCCAAGACGGTTGAAGTATCAATCTCTGTTCCAGTGTCCGATCTGTCCGGATGCCCGGCAACCGTCACCGCGACGCTGACGGCCATGGACGACTGCGGGAATTCCGCCGGCCCGACGAACTATACGGCATACGTCACCGACGACACGCCGCCGAGCATTGTTTGCGATGTCGTGGGCGGAAACCTGGATGGCTCCTGTGAGCGGCTGGTCACGTATTCAGCGGTTGTTGAGGACAACTGCTGCGTGAATGCAAGTGACATCACGTGCGTGGTCAACACGATGGGAGCGGCTGTGTTTGGTACGCCAAATACCCAGATCGTTCAGAACGGCGCCAACCAGGTGCTCGTGAGCGGTGAAATACTCGTGTCGGAACTCACCTCGTGCCCGGCGACGGTTGAAGTTGTGGTGAACGCCGCGGACTGTTGCGGCAATGCAGCACAAACATGCACCCAATCGGACACGGTTCAAGATGCGTCGCCACCGACGATCAAGTGCCCGGCCGATGTGAATGTGTTCGCAGATGCGGGCGAGTGTCAGGCTTCCGGTGTTGCCTTGGGTGCTCCCGTCGTCGAGGACAACTGTGACGGCAGCCCCGCTGTCGTGGGCGCTCGCAATGACGCGCTGCCGCTGAATGATCCCTATCCCATCGGCACGACCACGATCACCTGGACGGCCACCGATTCCTGTGGCAACAGCGCGGAATGCGATCAATTGGTTGTAGTGCAGCCTAAGAACCTGGTGACTGCCACAATCGAGTTGGTGGGCGTTGTCTTGCCGTCACCCGTTCAACGTTGCATTCGGTTTATTCCTCGCAACGGCTCCAACTGTGGCCCCAGCACCCATGTCAATGTGACCTTCTCCGGTGGGACAGGCCCGAGCGGGCCGTGGGCACAGGGAACCGTTTCCGATTCCGATCTGCAAATACCCTGCGGCGAATGGACCAGCATCTGCGCAAAGGATGAGCAACATACTTTGAGCCATGATTCACTGTTGAGTGATCTTGGCCCGACCTATGCGGCAGCAACGACCCTCTCGCTCCTTGGCGGCGACACGGACAACGACAACGACGTGGACATCAATGACGTGACCCTGCTGCTGGTGCAGTTTGGCAGCATCGCCGGTCCCAACACCTGCCCGTGGGATGGTGTGCGGCATGCCGATTTCAGCGTCAACGGCGTGGTTCTCTCGGAAGACTACGTGTTCCTGTCGGACAACTGGCAGCTCTTCGCCAATTGCTGCAGCGGGAGCGGATGGCCGATCATCGGACCGGAGGACTCCAGTCATTCGCCGGACAAGGCACTTGCCGCACAGGGCAGCCACCATGGCTTTGAATGGCGCATCGCAACGTCACGGCTAAGCCAGTCGGATTCGCAGCGAGCCGACCTGAACCAGGACGGCTATGTAGACGTTGAGGACATTCGCATTTTTGAGCGCACAAACGGATTGGACGGACGACTCTCCCGGTCACTGGACTCGGCGAGCGTCGGGTCGGATGGAGCCATCGGCGCCACGCCGGTTGTTCCGAGGGAGTTGCCCATGCGGAGGTGA
- a CDS encoding HYR domain-containing protein, with protein sequence MTRRISLALIGIGLLAADLVQASPKVGEVRPVASSGSVAGRTPPKLLVSGLEQDELGKQTTASESAAGRSDRKAGVNAGLRGAPDYRLELHWSSAPNVFGAGTFNFNGLSPCSTGNWVDNAEHAVRNNLASCGATTRRYMNVTSGQTSARQASVTCYNSWNGSTTDPLAPGQYGERMHCVYHFFDANGGQVKLEYLKNIEIEYTYDGVNYCTFTLGCDGVDFSGATVFNGQSRTGFIGSTRITSGNAAVDEIVGSIGLAFVPECCNSCQAGTEQCELNDLILDLSRYLSRFEARMSVDDGVNAVVNAMAVVDFQSALRLEISDTCIENGQSQTIVEVWMRNLRQNATGFQAFIAFDDSKFNYNGGASSYTAAPFPQHIQGLATAQIGTGLLRIDGSTLPLNPGTNADAKLATLVFDVDSGGWTQCETTFLNFTSNGPFNSELSFNGTPIPTQLPNSACIKYDTVAPVIACPADTTVQCNDSIDPGAIITKALNAFNSNPVLGPTQAPEVWYTDRYPPAGFISEFFDGDNRLKHSISASDCSPCRPGGFGSAFYDTQGRKYDIAGTTMMSIDLYVPAAWATTGRRMAGFWGTGFDSVPAVSSFPIIEFTSLGGTPRFRGWNNAVGDWIDMGLPTGFSYDSWHRLKIELVGTNWRYTVGDLVLVTSATGSVNIGNVILQGHNNAAGVTYDIYWDNFSSITPTQPTTATDNCDPDPSITYSDSPDLSGCNGTGTILRTWTATDACGNFSTCVQTINVIDTVAPDITCPPDTTVECGDSTDPADTGSATAIDACDPSPVISYSDASAGTCPRLISRTWKATDACGNESTCVQLITVQDTTVPTISFCPDDVTIECHVAPIPANTGGPATASDVCDPSPVVSFTDVNSLGGCNGTGTITRTWIATDVCGNVSAPCVQVITVVDTVAPTFTFCPEDTTIECSESTVPGIPFGTATGGVMIYYNSTGPEAPNNQAYFKSQFSYGNANGSQFSFSSLPLTGYGPLTWSALFGQVGPPSQFGFDLELITPTNNGSVLPAGLTAYENTNNGVSGRLAAGAVLWKIADYKDGSPSGPSNAANVDINSLIRSPSPGNPFTDIVITQLDVSQSGPIYTAQVAGKLKSDNILHWYTIGQPDTPMPVYGLNGEFYFWGTLTYDSTGDDGSDRKDFYEGTITISANSPSVGLGFALATDNCTLFPVISYEDEYTAGGDCPPITGTIERTWKATDACGNFSTCTQMITVVDSTAPVITCPADTTIECGESTLPSNTGTANALDNCDDAPGVGYTDSSSGSCPEVITRVWTATDACGNFSTCTQTITVQDTTPPVVTPPADQTVECDGAGNLAAFEAWQTGATASDVCSGALPTAYVEDSNVPGCGGTRVVTAHWTATDDCGNIGSSASRTFTIADTTPPTVVCPDDIVVNADPGGCFASVAIVEATGSDLCSGPITINGARDDLAALTDPYPQGVTTITWTATDECGLSGTCEQTVTVNAVNSFEIPVLLDGVSLGSPVQRCIQFVLKDASSCNAVSIDVQVSFDGAAPAYGLATFTASCSSTGWLEICAKDEQHTLSDKRPLTIAGGPPYYTCSPLLLLAGDTDNDNDVDINDVTLLLVQFGSLEASGGCPWDGTRGADFDLNGAIGSPDYTALSANWLQYQSCCGPFGWRLVAPSDGDLVPDLIAMPSSRIVSTIDVSQLAPDVAALADLNGDRVIDYHDVEVFESRMGLPNDLSTRMRSAGQPANAAMTSERVDGK encoded by the coding sequence ATGACTCGTCGCATTTCACTCGCATTAATCGGCATTGGGCTCCTGGCAGCCGATTTGGTCCAGGCGTCACCAAAGGTTGGCGAAGTTCGACCGGTTGCGTCGTCCGGGAGCGTCGCCGGCCGCACGCCTCCGAAGCTGCTCGTCAGCGGCCTTGAGCAGGACGAACTGGGGAAGCAGACCACGGCAAGCGAATCAGCAGCGGGGCGAAGTGATCGCAAGGCGGGTGTTAATGCGGGACTGCGCGGCGCGCCCGATTATCGACTTGAATTGCACTGGTCTTCCGCGCCCAACGTGTTTGGCGCAGGCACGTTTAACTTCAACGGGTTGAGTCCCTGTTCGACTGGGAACTGGGTGGACAATGCTGAACATGCAGTTCGCAACAATCTTGCTTCCTGTGGCGCGACGACGCGGCGGTACATGAACGTCACCTCGGGACAGACGAGCGCCCGCCAGGCCAGTGTCACGTGCTACAACAGTTGGAACGGTTCGACGACCGATCCGCTCGCCCCCGGCCAATATGGCGAGCGAATGCACTGCGTCTACCACTTTTTCGACGCCAACGGCGGACAGGTCAAACTGGAATACCTCAAGAATATCGAGATTGAGTACACCTACGACGGCGTGAATTACTGCACTTTTACGTTGGGGTGTGACGGGGTTGACTTCAGTGGCGCCACGGTCTTCAACGGTCAAAGTCGCACAGGCTTCATTGGCAGCACCAGGATTACGAGCGGCAATGCCGCGGTCGACGAAATCGTCGGAAGTATCGGGCTGGCGTTTGTGCCGGAGTGCTGCAACAGTTGTCAGGCCGGCACCGAGCAGTGCGAGCTCAACGACCTCATTCTCGATCTGTCTCGTTATTTGTCGCGTTTCGAAGCTCGCATGTCGGTTGACGATGGCGTCAATGCAGTTGTGAATGCGATGGCGGTCGTTGACTTTCAGTCTGCGTTGCGGCTGGAGATCAGCGACACGTGCATCGAAAATGGCCAGAGTCAAACGATTGTTGAAGTCTGGATGCGCAATCTTCGCCAGAACGCGACCGGCTTTCAGGCATTCATCGCGTTTGACGACAGTAAGTTTAATTACAATGGTGGCGCCAGTTCATATACGGCCGCGCCATTTCCCCAGCACATCCAGGGGCTCGCGACCGCCCAGATCGGGACGGGCCTGCTGCGAATTGACGGATCCACGTTGCCGCTGAACCCCGGCACGAATGCGGATGCCAAGCTGGCGACTCTAGTATTTGACGTCGACTCGGGCGGGTGGACGCAATGTGAAACGACGTTCCTCAATTTCACCTCGAATGGTCCCTTCAATAGTGAACTAAGTTTCAACGGGACGCCGATTCCGACGCAGCTTCCGAATTCCGCCTGCATTAAGTACGACACGGTTGCGCCGGTCATCGCATGCCCGGCCGACACGACCGTGCAATGCAATGATTCGATTGATCCCGGCGCAATCATCACGAAGGCTCTGAATGCGTTCAACAGCAATCCGGTACTTGGCCCCACACAGGCACCGGAGGTTTGGTACACAGACCGTTATCCCCCTGCCGGCTTCATCAGTGAATTCTTCGATGGAGACAATCGACTGAAGCACTCCATTTCGGCAAGCGATTGTTCGCCGTGCCGTCCGGGTGGCTTTGGCAGCGCCTTTTACGACACGCAGGGGCGAAAGTATGACATCGCGGGGACGACCATGATGTCAATCGACCTCTATGTGCCGGCAGCTTGGGCAACGACCGGACGCCGCATGGCAGGGTTCTGGGGCACCGGGTTTGATTCAGTGCCCGCGGTTTCATCGTTTCCAATCATTGAGTTCACAAGCCTTGGAGGCACACCGCGATTTCGCGGATGGAACAACGCGGTTGGCGATTGGATCGACATGGGCCTGCCCACCGGCTTCAGCTACGACTCCTGGCACCGGCTCAAGATCGAACTGGTGGGCACGAACTGGCGATACACGGTTGGTGATCTGGTGCTGGTCACATCTGCGACAGGCAGTGTCAACATCGGCAACGTCATTCTTCAGGGGCATAACAATGCGGCGGGCGTGACGTACGACATCTACTGGGACAACTTCAGCTCCATCACGCCGACGCAACCAACCACGGCAACCGACAATTGCGATCCGGATCCTTCCATCACCTATTCCGATTCGCCGGACTTGTCCGGTTGCAATGGCACCGGCACGATTCTGCGAACTTGGACTGCAACGGACGCGTGCGGAAACTTCAGCACGTGCGTTCAGACGATCAACGTGATCGACACGGTGGCGCCGGACATCACCTGTCCGCCGGATACGACGGTCGAATGCGGCGATTCAACCGATCCGGCCGATACCGGCAGCGCGACGGCGATTGATGCCTGCGATCCATCGCCGGTCATTTCCTACAGCGATGCCAGCGCTGGCACATGCCCGCGCCTGATCTCGCGCACTTGGAAGGCAACCGATGCGTGTGGCAACGAAAGCACATGCGTTCAGTTGATCACAGTGCAGGATACGACGGTGCCAACCATCTCGTTCTGTCCGGATGATGTCACGATCGAATGTCATGTAGCGCCGATTCCTGCCAATACGGGAGGACCGGCGACGGCCAGTGACGTCTGCGATCCTTCGCCCGTCGTCAGTTTCACCGATGTCAACAGCCTCGGCGGCTGCAACGGAACCGGAACGATCACGCGGACTTGGATAGCCACGGATGTGTGCGGCAACGTCAGCGCTCCGTGCGTGCAGGTCATCACCGTCGTGGATACGGTTGCGCCGACCTTCACGTTCTGTCCTGAAGACACCACCATCGAGTGCAGCGAATCCACCGTGCCCGGCATACCTTTTGGTACTGCCACGGGTGGAGTGATGATCTATTACAACTCGACCGGGCCGGAAGCGCCGAACAACCAGGCGTACTTCAAGAGCCAGTTCTCTTACGGCAATGCCAACGGTTCGCAGTTCAGCTTCAGCAGCCTGCCGTTGACGGGCTATGGCCCCTTGACGTGGTCGGCTCTTTTTGGGCAGGTTGGTCCTCCGAGCCAATTCGGGTTTGACCTTGAATTGATCACTCCGACGAACAACGGAAGCGTACTGCCGGCAGGACTTACAGCGTATGAGAACACCAATAATGGTGTCTCCGGTCGGCTGGCTGCAGGCGCCGTTCTCTGGAAGATCGCGGACTATAAGGATGGGTCTCCCAGCGGTCCGAGCAATGCGGCGAATGTCGATATCAACAGCCTCATTCGCAGTCCTTCTCCGGGCAATCCGTTCACGGATATCGTCATCACACAGCTTGATGTGTCCCAGTCCGGACCGATCTACACGGCCCAGGTAGCGGGCAAGCTCAAGTCCGACAACATTCTTCATTGGTACACGATTGGCCAGCCGGATACGCCGATGCCCGTGTACGGCCTCAATGGCGAGTTCTATTTCTGGGGCACGCTGACGTATGACAGCACCGGAGACGACGGCAGCGATCGCAAGGACTTCTACGAAGGCACCATCACGATCTCGGCGAATTCGCCCAGTGTCGGATTGGGCTTCGCGCTTGCGACGGACAATTGCACGTTGTTCCCCGTCATTTCGTATGAAGATGAGTACACGGCGGGCGGCGATTGTCCGCCAATCACCGGCACGATCGAGCGAACCTGGAAAGCGACGGATGCCTGCGGCAACTTCTCAACCTGCACGCAGATGATCACCGTCGTGGATTCGACCGCTCCAGTCATTACCTGCCCCGCTGACACGACCATCGAGTGCGGAGAATCGACGCTTCCGTCAAATACGGGCACGGCCAATGCGCTGGACAATTGCGACGATGCACCTGGCGTTGGATACACCGACAGTTCAAGCGGCTCGTGTCCAGAGGTTATCACACGAGTTTGGACCGCGACGGATGCTTGTGGGAATTTTTCGACCTGCACGCAGACGATCACGGTTCAGGATACGACGCCGCCGGTCGTCACTCCGCCGGCTGACCAGACGGTTGAATGCGACGGCGCTGGGAATCTAGCGGCTTTTGAAGCATGGCAGACCGGAGCGACGGCGAGCGATGTGTGTTCCGGCGCGCTGCCCACGGCGTACGTCGAGGATTCCAACGTCCCCGGCTGCGGCGGCACTCGCGTTGTGACGGCGCATTGGACTGCGACGGATGACTGCGGGAACATTGGCAGTTCCGCATCGCGCACCTTCACCATCGCGGACACGACACCGCCAACAGTGGTGTGCCCGGATGACATCGTTGTGAATGCCGATCCGGGCGGCTGTTTTGCCAGCGTTGCCATCGTTGAGGCGACGGGCTCCGACCTTTGTTCCGGTCCGATCACGATCAATGGCGCTCGCGACGATCTTGCCGCATTGACAGATCCGTATCCGCAGGGCGTCACCACGATCACGTGGACCGCGACTGACGAATGCGGGCTGTCGGGGACGTGTGAGCAGACGGTCACTGTAAACGCGGTCAATTCATTCGAGATTCCAGTCTTGCTGGACGGTGTATCGCTCGGATCACCGGTGCAGCGCTGCATCCAGTTCGTACTGAAGGATGCCTCGAGTTGCAACGCCGTGAGCATCGACGTGCAGGTGTCCTTCGACGGTGCAGCGCCTGCGTATGGCCTGGCGACGTTCACGGCCAGTTGCAGCAGCACCGGCTGGCTGGAAATCTGCGCCAAGGACGAGCAGCATACGTTGAGCGACAAGAGGCCGCTCACGATCGCCGGGGGGCCTCCATACTACACATGCTCGCCTCTGCTCTTGCTGGCCGGCGATACCGACAACGACAATGACGTCGATATCAATGACGTCACATTGCTGCTTGTTCAATTCGGTTCGCTCGAGGCGTCAGGCGGGTGCCCGTGGGATGGCACCCGGGGTGCGGACTTCGACCTGAACGGTGCGATTGGATCGCCGGATTACACCGCGCTGAGCGCGAATTGGCTGCAGTACCAGAGTTGCTGTGGCCCATTCGGCTGGCGACTGGTTGCCCCGTCTGATGGGGATCTGGTGCCAGACCTGATCGCCATGCCGTCGAGTCGGATTGTCTCAACCATTGATGTTTCACAGCTGGCTCCGGACGTTGCGGCGCTGGCTGACCTGAACGGCGACCGCGTGATCGATTATCACGACGTTGAGGTCTTCGAATCTCGAATGGGGCTGCCCAACGATTTGTCGACCAGGATGCGGAGCGCCGGACAACCTGCGAACGCGGCGATGACGTCGGAACGGGTTGACGGGAAATAG